A single genomic interval of Brevundimonas diminuta harbors:
- the hrpB gene encoding ATP-dependent helicase HrpB: MLPIHAVLEPLKAALSAGNTAVLAAPPGAGKTTVVPLALLDQPWLEGKVLVLEPRRLAARAAADRMAASLGEQPGGTVGYRTRLQSRIGPNTRIEVITEGVFTRMILDDPGLEDVGAVLFDEFHERSLDADLGLALARDTQKLLREDLRLLVMSATLDVVGVSRLLDGAPVIEAEGRAWPVETRYLGRNPSERFEEAVARACLTALGEETGSVLVFLPGQGEIHRVARLVNERLRLPNVDVVPLYGGLDRGEQDRAIAPAAPGRRKLVLATSVAETSLTIEGVQVVIDGGLSRVPRFESSSGLTRLATVKVSRSSAEQRRGRAGRTEPGVCYRLWDEEQTRGLVPHQRPEIQEADLTGLALDLARWGARSVEGLALLDPPPAGALAEARKVLTRLGALDADGGLSNHGLRLTKIPLSPRLAHMVAVASDAGDAMTGARIAAVLSEPGLGGSSVDLADRLIGLERDRTQRARDSIKLAERWARAAGGGSGRTIDPGLLLAEAFPERIAKARGKAGEYLLASGRGVVLDATDHLAREPWVAIAELGGGDTRDRVRLAAALEADRIESDLARLISTEDRLVREPAGRSVIRRSRRIGAIALDEKVVGAPDAKTLTAALRAEIEADGIGALRWGEQASELRARLAFLHARDPAWPDVSDNALLAARQDWLWPLLEGAKSLEGIADGNLAEALRGLIPWDLQRRLDELAPPRLITPLGSAAIDYAADGGPRVDIRVQELFGVTTHPTVGGVPLTLALLSPARRPVQVTKDLPRFWTGSWAAVRAEMRGRYPRHPWPENPAEAQATNRVKPRGT; the protein is encoded by the coding sequence ATGCTGCCCATCCACGCCGTTCTTGAACCGCTGAAAGCCGCGCTGAGCGCGGGCAATACGGCCGTGCTGGCGGCGCCGCCGGGGGCGGGCAAGACGACGGTCGTGCCACTGGCCCTGCTGGATCAGCCGTGGCTGGAGGGCAAGGTGCTGGTGCTGGAGCCGCGACGCCTGGCCGCACGGGCGGCCGCCGACCGGATGGCTGCGAGCCTGGGCGAACAGCCGGGCGGGACGGTGGGCTATCGCACCCGGCTGCAGAGCAGGATCGGGCCGAACACGCGGATCGAGGTGATCACCGAGGGCGTCTTCACGCGCATGATTCTGGACGATCCGGGACTGGAGGACGTGGGCGCGGTTTTGTTCGACGAGTTTCACGAGCGCAGCCTGGACGCCGATCTTGGACTCGCGTTGGCGAGAGACACGCAAAAGCTGCTGCGTGAGGACCTGCGGCTGCTGGTCATGTCGGCGACGCTGGATGTGGTCGGGGTCTCGCGCCTGCTCGACGGCGCGCCAGTGATCGAGGCCGAGGGACGGGCCTGGCCGGTCGAGACCCGGTATCTGGGCCGCAACCCATCCGAACGGTTCGAAGAGGCTGTGGCGCGGGCCTGTCTGACCGCCTTGGGCGAGGAGACGGGATCGGTGCTGGTCTTCCTGCCAGGGCAGGGCGAAATCCATCGGGTGGCCAGGCTGGTGAATGAGCGACTGCGGCTGCCGAACGTCGATGTCGTGCCCCTCTATGGCGGGCTGGATCGCGGCGAGCAGGACCGAGCCATCGCACCGGCGGCGCCGGGGCGGCGCAAGCTGGTGCTGGCGACCTCGGTTGCCGAAACCAGTCTGACCATCGAAGGCGTGCAGGTGGTGATCGACGGCGGCCTGTCGCGCGTGCCGCGGTTCGAATCCTCCAGCGGCCTGACCCGGTTGGCGACGGTCAAGGTCAGCCGATCTTCCGCAGAACAGAGACGCGGCCGGGCCGGGCGCACCGAGCCGGGCGTCTGCTACCGCTTGTGGGACGAGGAACAGACGCGCGGGCTGGTCCCGCATCAGCGGCCGGAAATCCAGGAGGCGGACCTGACCGGACTGGCCCTGGACCTGGCGCGTTGGGGCGCCCGCTCGGTCGAGGGACTGGCCCTGCTCGACCCGCCGCCGGCCGGCGCCTTGGCCGAGGCGCGCAAGGTGCTGACACGCTTGGGGGCGCTGGATGCCGATGGCGGACTGTCGAATCACGGGCTGAGGCTGACGAAGATCCCGCTGTCGCCTCGGCTGGCGCATATGGTCGCCGTGGCGTCCGACGCCGGCGACGCGATGACGGGCGCACGGATCGCGGCGGTGTTGAGCGAGCCGGGTCTGGGCGGATCGAGCGTCGATCTGGCGGATCGCCTGATCGGGCTGGAGCGCGATCGGACGCAGAGAGCGCGCGATTCGATCAAACTGGCGGAGCGCTGGGCGCGCGCGGCGGGTGGTGGATCGGGTCGGACGATCGATCCGGGACTGCTGCTGGCCGAGGCCTTTCCCGAGCGGATCGCAAAGGCGCGGGGCAAGGCGGGTGAATACCTTTTGGCTAGTGGGCGAGGGGTCGTGCTGGACGCGACCGACCATCTGGCGCGTGAGCCTTGGGTGGCGATCGCCGAACTCGGCGGCGGCGACACGCGCGACCGGGTGCGACTGGCGGCGGCGCTGGAGGCGGACCGGATCGAAAGCGATCTGGCGCGCCTGATCTCGACGGAGGACCGGCTGGTGCGCGAACCGGCGGGGCGGTCGGTGATCCGGCGCTCGCGGCGCATCGGGGCCATCGCGCTGGACGAAAAGGTCGTCGGCGCGCCGGATGCGAAGACCCTGACCGCCGCCCTTCGGGCCGAGATCGAGGCGGATGGTATAGGCGCACTGAGATGGGGCGAGCAGGCATCGGAACTGCGCGCGCGTCTGGCGTTCCTGCATGCGCGAGACCCAGCCTGGCCCGATGTGTCGGACAACGCCCTGCTGGCGGCGCGTCAGGACTGGCTGTGGCCTCTGCTGGAAGGGGCGAAGTCGCTGGAGGGGATAGCTGACGGTAATCTGGCCGAGGCTTTGCGTGGACTGATCCCTTGGGACCTACAGCGCCGTCTGGACGAGCTGGCGCCCCCGCGCCTGATCACGCCGTTGGGCTCGGCGGCCATCGACTATGCCGCTGACGGCGGGCCGCGCGTGGATATTCGGGTGCAGGAGTTGTTCGGCGTGACGACGCATCCGACCGTCGGCGGCGTGCCGTTGACCCTGGCGCTGTTATCGCCGGCGCGACGGCCGGTGCAGGTCACCAAGGACTTGCCGCGTTTCTGGACCGGCTCATGGGCGGCGGTGCGCGCGGAGATGCGCGGCCGCTATCCCCGTCATCCGTGGCCGGAAAACCCGGCCGAGGCGCAGGCGACGAACCGGGTCAAACCGCGCGGGACTTGA